One region of Desulfobacterales bacterium genomic DNA includes:
- the cydB gene encoding cytochrome d ubiquinol oxidase subunit II — MCIETVWFFIWGLLWAIFFITDGFDFGIGVLYPFLGKNETDKKIMINTLGPLWDGNEVWLITAGGVTFAAFPLLYAVMFSSFYSALMIILFALILRGVSFEFRGQIDNPKWHRVWDTCIFIGSAIPAILFGVAFANIFKGIPIDGNGLYHGDLLSLLNPYGILGGILFLVLFMQHGALWLCIKTEGEIQQKAVKTANAIWPLVLIVVAVFLVVSKFETKLYANYIETPYLFVIIAVTVAALIGIMIYLVKQDYMRAWISSAITIVGATFFGIIGLYPNMFPSNINKEFNITAFNASSSQLTLQIMLIVAIIFVPIVIGYQIWAYNLFKDKINKDNLIYF; from the coding sequence ATGTGTATAGAAACAGTTTGGTTTTTTATTTGGGGACTTTTGTGGGCAATATTTTTCATTACAGATGGTTTTGATTTTGGAATTGGTGTTTTATACCCCTTTTTAGGTAAAAATGAAACAGACAAAAAGATAATGATAAATACGCTTGGTCCATTATGGGACGGCAATGAAGTATGGCTTATAACAGCAGGTGGAGTAACTTTTGCCGCATTTCCTCTTTTATATGCTGTTATGTTCTCTTCATTCTATTCTGCATTGATGATTATACTTTTTGCTTTAATTTTAAGGGGTGTGTCCTTTGAATTTAGAGGTCAAATTGACAATCCAAAATGGCATAGGGTTTGGGATACATGTATTTTTATCGGCAGCGCAATTCCGGCAATTTTATTTGGTGTTGCTTTTGCCAATATATTTAAAGGAATTCCAATCGATGGAAATGGACTATATCACGGTGATTTACTTAGTCTTTTAAATCCCTATGGAATACTTGGAGGAATCTTGTTTCTCGTTCTTTTTATGCAACATGGCGCTTTATGGCTTTGCATTAAAACAGAAGGCGAAATTCAACAAAAAGCAGTTAAGACCGCAAATGCAATATGGCCGCTGGTTTTAATTGTCGTTGCAGTATTTCTTGTTGTAAGTAAATTTGAAACAAAGTTATATGCTAATTATATTGAAACACCATACTTATTTGTAATTATTGCCGTTACTGTAGCTGCGCTTATTGGAATTATGATTTATTTAGTAAAACAAGATTATATGAGAGCATGGATATCATCGGCTATTACAATTGTAGGAGCAACATTTTTTGGAATAATTGGACTTTATCCAAATATGTTTCCGTCAAACATAAATAAAGAATTTAATATAACAGCATTTAATGCATCGTCAAGTCAATTAACATTACAAATAATGCTTATTGTGGCGATAATTTTTGTGCCAATTGTTATTGGATATCAAATTTGGGCTTATAATTTATTTAAAGATAAAATCAATAAAGACAATTTAATTTATTTTTAA
- a CDS encoding cytochrome ubiquinol oxidase subunit I yields the protein MDLVMLSRLQFAVATMFHFLFVPLTLGLSVLIAIMETKYVRTGDEIYLKMTKFWGKIFLINFAVGVVTGITLEFQFGTNWSRYSIYVGDIFGSILAIEATVAFFLESTFIGVWAFGWKKLSKKAHAFVIWLVAFGSMISGYWILVANAWMQHPVGYVIKNNRAELVDFFAIITQKLALLEFFHTIPAAFILSSFFVMSISAYHLLKKQNIDFFEKSFKLALVMGLIFSIVVIGTGDMSGVDVAHTQPAKLAAMESHWETKTYAPINLIAIPSEEEERNIIEFGEIPGILSFLAFHDFTAEVKGLKDIPKDERPPVLLTSIAFKGMVGLGSYFFLITLIGWFKRNKLIDSVKFLKIIMISLPLPYIAIELGWILTEVGRQPWIVYGLMKTKDAVSVSVSEIQVIASLIGFIVIYGLLGAIGFYLIFKNALKGPQNS from the coding sequence ATGGATTTAGTAATGCTTTCTCGGCTGCAGTTTGCAGTCGCAACAATGTTTCATTTTTTATTTGTACCTTTAACTTTAGGCTTGTCCGTGTTAATTGCTATTATGGAAACAAAATACGTAAGAACCGGAGATGAAATCTATCTTAAAATGACCAAATTTTGGGGTAAAATATTCTTAATTAACTTTGCAGTAGGTGTTGTGACTGGAATTACGCTTGAATTTCAATTTGGAACTAATTGGTCTCGTTATTCAATCTATGTTGGCGATATTTTTGGTTCAATACTTGCTATTGAAGCAACAGTAGCTTTTTTTCTTGAGTCCACATTTATTGGAGTGTGGGCATTTGGATGGAAAAAATTATCAAAAAAAGCTCACGCATTTGTAATATGGCTTGTAGCATTCGGTTCTATGATTTCAGGCTATTGGATATTAGTTGCAAATGCATGGATGCAACATCCAGTTGGTTATGTTATAAAAAATAATAGAGCTGAGCTTGTTGATTTTTTTGCTATTATTACTCAAAAACTCGCTCTTCTTGAATTTTTCCACACAATTCCAGCGGCATTTATTTTAAGCTCATTTTTTGTTATGAGCATAAGCGCATATCATCTATTAAAAAAACAAAATATAGATTTTTTTGAAAAATCTTTTAAACTTGCATTAGTAATGGGTCTAATATTTTCTATTGTAGTTATTGGAACTGGAGATATGAGCGGTGTTGATGTTGCACATACTCAACCAGCCAAGCTTGCGGCAATGGAATCCCACTGGGAAACAAAAACATACGCTCCAATTAATTTAATAGCAATTCCATCTGAAGAAGAAGAAAGAAATATTATCGAATTTGGGGAAATACCGGGGATTCTTAGTTTTCTCGCATTTCATGATTTTACAGCAGAAGTAAAAGGACTTAAAGATATTCCAAAGGATGAAAGACCTCCTGTTCTTTTAACTTCCATTGCTTTTAAAGGAATGGTAGGTTTAGGATCATATTTTTTTCTTATTACTTTAATCGGATGGTTTAAAAGAAACAAGCTGATTGATAGTGTAAAATTTCTTAAAATCATAATGATTTCCCTTCCTTTACCGTATATTGCAATAGAACTTGGATGGATACTTACAGAAGTAGGACGCCAGCCATGGATTGTTTACGGATTAATGAAAACTAAAGATGCTGTTTCAGTTTCTGTCTCAGAAATACAGGTAATTGCTTCTTTGATAGGTTTTATTGTAATTTATGGACTACTCGGAGCTATAGGCTTTTATTTAATTTTTAAAAATGCTTTAAAAGGACCTCAAAATTCTTAA